Proteins from a genomic interval of Chroococcidiopsis thermalis PCC 7203:
- a CDS encoding MFS transporter yields MEKQEEDLSVPVLWLQVWGLAGLQGAIALTWLIYSVYLPKLLEESYFPAPVSSALLVVGNGLAVVLEPLMGGLSDRDKQQFGSRFPLIAAGIVLASTLFIAIPTVVVFGKGVGEFRWVSIVVSVAWTLAMIIFHSPAISLLRNYAPPEGLVLANSLLVLVAGLLTAFRPVAHNLVLNLDTIFAFAIGSFSLLGAAAILRYVNLPETLARANLTVRAAIEHKSTDNPPLKIALSLIFLSGMAIAWGTQFLTVTLSKMLMLRLEINNVDWLMVGVGIMLALAAPPTADWTLRLDNRRAICIGAIATAILLQIAVFIPSWLTLILAILGLLVAFNLVLNGAIPFVLMLVAPHQAGIGVGMYFGGIAGAESLSGLLLPPEQSVIPSVGAIGGAIAFLCLAACVRVSGRWRI; encoded by the coding sequence ATGGAAAAACAGGAGGAAGATCTATCCGTACCAGTATTGTGGTTGCAAGTATGGGGATTGGCAGGATTGCAAGGGGCGATCGCACTAACTTGGTTGATTTATAGCGTGTATTTGCCTAAATTGCTGGAAGAATCTTACTTTCCCGCCCCTGTTAGTTCTGCTCTACTTGTGGTTGGAAATGGATTGGCAGTGGTACTAGAACCTTTGATGGGAGGCTTATCCGATCGCGATAAACAGCAGTTTGGTAGCCGTTTTCCGCTCATAGCAGCAGGGATCGTTTTGGCATCAACTCTATTTATAGCAATTCCGACTGTGGTTGTTTTCGGCAAGGGTGTAGGTGAATTTCGTTGGGTGTCAATCGTGGTATCGGTAGCTTGGACTCTGGCAATGATAATATTTCACAGCCCAGCAATATCTTTACTAAGAAATTATGCCCCTCCAGAGGGATTAGTGCTAGCTAATAGTTTGTTAGTTCTCGTAGCCGGATTATTGACAGCTTTTAGACCAGTTGCTCACAATTTAGTGTTAAATTTAGATACTATTTTTGCTTTTGCGATTGGTTCGTTTTCATTGCTAGGTGCGGCAGCTATTTTAAGATATGTCAATTTGCCAGAAACGTTGGCAAGGGCAAATTTAACCGTTAGAGCAGCAATAGAACACAAAAGCACAGACAATCCACCACTCAAAATCGCTTTAAGTTTAATTTTTTTAAGTGGGATGGCGATCGCTTGGGGAACGCAGTTTTTGACAGTTACTTTGTCCAAAATGCTGATGCTACGACTAGAAATTAATAACGTGGACTGGTTGATGGTAGGAGTGGGGATTATGCTGGCACTTGCAGCTCCGCCAACTGCTGATTGGACGCTGCGGCTAGATAATCGACGTGCTATATGTATAGGTGCGATCGCAACTGCTATCTTGTTACAAATTGCAGTATTTATTCCCAGTTGGTTGACTTTGATTCTTGCCATCCTCGGGTTACTAGTTGCTTTTAATCTTGTACTGAATGGTGCAATTCCTTTTGTCCTGATGTTAGTAGCACCGCATCAAGCTGGAATTGGCGTAGGAATGTACTTCGGTGGTATAGCTGGGGCAGAAAGTCTATCAGGATTGCTCCTTCCCCCAGAGCAAAGCGTTATCCCTTCTGTAGGAGCCATTGGTGGGGCGATCGCTTTTCTGTGCTTGGCTGCCTGCGTAAGAGTTAGTGGCAGGTGGCGAATCTAA
- a CDS encoding 6-carboxytetrahydropterin synthase: MQCIVNRRAQFSASHRYWLPELSETENQQQFGLCSRFPGHGHNYVLFVSLLGELDEYGMVLNLSDVKHVIKREVTSQLDFSYLNDVWQEFQQTLPTTENIARVIWQKLASHLPIVKIQLFEHPQLWAEYQGNGMEAYLTISTHFSAAHRLAHPDLNQQENTEIYGKCARPNGHGHNYHLEVTVKGEIHPRTGMIVDLSALNQAIEDLVIEPLDHTFLNKDIAYFAKVVPTAENIAVYISNVLQQPVRELGAELHKVKLIESPNNSCEVYCTPADSIKSATREPALAQV; encoded by the coding sequence ATGCAATGTATAGTTAACCGCCGCGCTCAATTTTCCGCCAGCCATCGCTATTGGTTGCCAGAGCTGAGCGAAACAGAGAACCAGCAACAATTTGGCTTATGTTCCCGCTTTCCAGGTCACGGACACAACTACGTCTTATTTGTTTCTCTTCTCGGAGAGTTAGATGAATATGGCATGGTTTTAAACCTGTCTGATGTCAAGCACGTAATTAAGCGAGAAGTGACTAGCCAGCTAGATTTTTCCTATCTCAATGACGTTTGGCAAGAATTTCAGCAAACATTGCCAACAACGGAAAATATCGCCCGCGTCATCTGGCAAAAGCTTGCCTCACACTTACCGATAGTCAAAATTCAGTTATTTGAACATCCTCAACTTTGGGCAGAATATCAAGGAAATGGCATGGAAGCATACTTAACTATTAGCACTCATTTTAGCGCCGCTCATCGGTTAGCTCATCCCGATCTCAACCAACAAGAGAATACAGAAATTTACGGAAAATGCGCTCGTCCAAACGGTCACGGTCACAATTACCACTTAGAAGTGACTGTAAAGGGGGAAATTCACCCTCGTACGGGCATGATTGTAGATTTGAGTGCATTGAACCAAGCGATCGAAGACTTGGTTATTGAACCACTCGACCATACTTTTCTCAACAAAGATATTGCCTACTTTGCCAAAGTCGTGCCTACGGCAGAAAATATCGCCGTATATATCTCAAATGTGCTGCAACAGCCAGTGCGAGAGTTAGGCGCAGAACTACACAAGGTCAAGTTGATTGAAAGTCCAAATAATTCTTGCGAAGTCTACTGTACTCCAGCTGATTCAATCAAGAGCGCAACTAGAGAACCAGCGTTAGCCCAAGTTTAA
- a CDS encoding creatininase family protein, with translation MHGYISPNRFFPYLSWADIQKMPDKENVVIIQPVGAIEQHGPHLPLIVDAAIGMAVLGKALSQLSDRIPAYALPPLYYGKSNEHWHFPGTITLSASTLLATLIEVAESIYRAGFRKFVLMNSHGGQPQIMEIAARDLHVKYADFLVFPLFTWRVPHIAGELLSDREKEFGIHAGDAETSVMLSILPEQVKMEAAVTEYPHGLPEDSLLSMEGKLPFAWATRDLTQTGILGDPTVATKEKGDRILASVADGWVRVIADIYAFQQPQAWKQ, from the coding sequence ATGCACGGCTACATTTCCCCGAATCGATTTTTTCCCTATCTTTCTTGGGCTGACATTCAAAAGATGCCGGATAAAGAAAATGTCGTCATCATTCAACCTGTAGGGGCGATCGAACAACACGGACCCCATTTACCGTTAATTGTGGACGCTGCAATTGGTATGGCAGTTTTAGGCAAGGCATTGTCTCAATTAAGCGATCGCATTCCCGCTTATGCCCTACCACCCTTGTACTACGGTAAATCGAACGAACATTGGCATTTTCCTGGCACGATTACCCTAAGTGCGTCAACTTTACTTGCGACTTTAATTGAAGTTGCTGAAAGTATTTACCGTGCCGGATTTCGCAAATTCGTGTTGATGAATTCTCACGGCGGACAACCCCAAATTATGGAAATTGCCGCACGGGATTTGCACGTCAAATATGCAGATTTTCTCGTATTTCCCCTCTTTACTTGGCGGGTTCCCCACATTGCCGGAGAGTTACTTTCCGATCGCGAGAAAGAGTTTGGGATTCATGCCGGTGATGCTGAAACTAGTGTGATGCTGTCGATTTTACCAGAACAAGTCAAAATGGAAGCGGCTGTGACAGAATACCCTCACGGCTTACCTGAAGATAGTCTGCTTTCAATGGAAGGGAAATTACCTTTTGCTTGGGCAACCCGCGATCTGACGCAGACAGGAATTTTAGGCGATCCGACCGTAGCGACAAAAGAAAAAGGCGATCGCATCCTTGCCTCGGTCGCTGATGGTTGGGTTCGAGTCATTGCAGACATCTATGCCTTTCAGCAACCACAAGCTTGGAAGCAGTAA
- a CDS encoding ROK family protein: MNLILALDFGGTKHAAAVVASGEKHQLSDKRVFSPPNPHAQSDLEIMLSLARELLAGREPRAIGVSFGGPVDATSGKVRLSHHVSGWENMPLQEILEREFGAPASVDNDANVAALGEHRYGAGMGYNSLLYITVSTGVGGGWILNDRPWRGIEGMAGEIGHVVVDPTGPVCLCGKRGCLERLASGPYIAQQTKDRLNLHPDKGKLLRSLCHDNLDEITGLMVSQAATQGDKIAIEALETAGWALGVAIGNVANLINPQRFILGGSVTKAGDRFWNAIHHIARATALPEVHFEIVPAALGDKAPLWGAVALAEDVLMREQGRAGSREQGEES, translated from the coding sequence ATGAATCTAATTCTGGCGCTAGATTTTGGTGGAACTAAACACGCGGCGGCGGTGGTAGCTTCAGGAGAAAAACACCAGTTGAGTGACAAAAGGGTTTTTTCACCGCCAAATCCTCATGCTCAATCCGATCTAGAGATAATGTTGAGTCTGGCACGGGAACTGTTAGCAGGTAGAGAACCAAGGGCGATCGGTGTCAGCTTTGGTGGACCTGTGGATGCTACAAGCGGTAAAGTCAGACTGTCGCACCACGTCAGCGGGTGGGAAAATATGCCTTTACAGGAGATCCTAGAGCGAGAATTTGGCGCTCCTGCCAGTGTGGACAACGATGCGAATGTCGCGGCATTGGGCGAACATCGCTATGGTGCGGGGATGGGTTATAACAGTTTGCTTTATATTACTGTCAGCACGGGTGTAGGTGGAGGCTGGATTCTCAACGATCGCCCTTGGCGGGGAATAGAAGGAATGGCAGGGGAGATCGGACATGTAGTCGTCGATCCGACTGGTCCTGTTTGTTTGTGCGGTAAGCGTGGATGCTTAGAACGACTGGCTTCTGGTCCCTACATCGCCCAACAGACCAAGGATCGGTTAAATTTACATCCAGATAAAGGGAAGCTGTTGCGATCGCTTTGTCACGATAACCTAGATGAGATAACGGGACTGATGGTCAGTCAAGCCGCTACCCAAGGAGATAAAATTGCGATCGAGGCATTAGAAACAGCTGGTTGGGCTTTGGGAGTAGCGATTGGCAACGTCGCCAACCTCATCAATCCCCAACGGTTTATTTTAGGTGGTAGCGTCACCAAAGCAGGCGATCGCTTTTGGAATGCTATCCACCACATAGCGCGAGCCACAGCATTACCCGAAGTCCACTTCGAGATCGTCCCCGCCGCCTTGGGAGATAAAGCGCCACTTTGGGGTGCAGTCGCTTTAGCAGAAGATGTACTGATGAGGGAGCAGGGACGAGCTGGGAGCAGAGAGCAGGGGGAAGAGAGCTGA
- a CDS encoding ATP phosphoribosyltransferase regulatory subunit, whose amino-acid sequence MVYQSPAGARDLLPLDVAQKHWVEERLQQVFHRWGYHRIITSTLERLDTLMAGGAIQRSTVIQVQDREEELGLRPELTASIARTAVTRMAGATFPQRLYYNANVFCRTPDSSHNRQLEFYQTGVELLGSEGLLADAEVLLLLAECLNELGLHNWQLILGEAEITQSLLASFPASGRDRVRQAIAHLDRVTLETLPLSEDLRARALVMLDLRGHPADVLQKVTKLSLDAPQQAALHRLKSLVEILDRCFSVDSNQNSQNFPIILDLSMIRTFDYYTGIVFEVIGNAAIDNLTAQPQILGQGGRYDQLLGLYHPQGKTIPGVGFVLNTEDLQQALLSADRLPQATPASDWLVVARSPAAYAAAFAYAEKLRCTPGLRVEMDLGDRQPEEIRTYARQRRIQQIAWLKDDGSAEIETLKREQGRAGSKE is encoded by the coding sequence ATGGTCTACCAATCACCTGCGGGAGCAAGAGATTTATTACCCTTAGATGTGGCTCAGAAACACTGGGTCGAAGAACGGTTGCAGCAGGTATTTCATCGTTGGGGCTATCACCGCATCATTACTTCAACTCTCGAACGGTTAGATACGCTGATGGCTGGAGGAGCAATTCAGCGATCGACGGTGATCCAAGTTCAGGATCGCGAGGAAGAATTGGGGTTGCGTCCAGAATTGACAGCCTCGATCGCTCGCACTGCTGTAACTCGGATGGCAGGAGCGACCTTTCCGCAACGCCTCTACTACAACGCTAACGTCTTTTGTCGCACGCCCGATAGCAGTCACAACCGCCAGTTGGAGTTTTATCAAACTGGGGTGGAGTTGCTGGGTAGCGAAGGATTGCTGGCTGATGCTGAGGTGTTATTACTGCTGGCTGAGTGCTTGAATGAATTGGGTTTACACAACTGGCAGCTGATTCTGGGCGAAGCGGAAATTACCCAATCATTATTAGCTTCTTTCCCCGCATCTGGGCGCGATCGCGTTCGACAGGCGATCGCTCACCTCGATCGCGTCACGCTCGAAACTCTACCTTTAAGCGAAGATCTACGAGCTAGAGCTTTAGTGATGCTCGATTTGCGCGGACATCCCGCAGATGTATTGCAAAAAGTCACAAAATTAAGTTTAGACGCACCACAACAAGCAGCTTTACACCGACTCAAATCGCTAGTTGAGATTTTGGATCGATGCTTTAGTGTAGACTCAAACCAAAACTCGCAAAACTTTCCAATCATTCTAGATTTGAGCATGATTCGCACCTTTGACTATTACACGGGGATCGTGTTTGAAGTCATCGGCAATGCAGCGATCGACAATCTAACAGCTCAACCGCAAATTTTAGGGCAAGGAGGTCGTTACGACCAACTTTTAGGACTGTATCATCCCCAAGGTAAAACAATTCCGGGGGTTGGCTTTGTCCTCAACACGGAAGATTTACAACAAGCCTTACTGTCTGCCGATCGCTTACCGCAAGCCACACCCGCTAGTGATTGGCTCGTTGTCGCTCGATCGCCAGCAGCTTACGCGGCTGCTTTTGCCTATGCAGAAAAGTTACGCTGTACTCCTGGGTTGCGAGTCGAAATGGACTTAGGCGATCGCCAACCAGAGGAAATCCGCACCTACGCCCGCCAGCGCCGCATCCAACAAATTGCTTGGCTCAAAGATGACGGTTCCGCTGAGATTGAAACGCTGAAGAGGGAGCAGGGACGAGCTGGGAGCAAGGAGTAG
- a CDS encoding J domain-containing protein produces the protein MSFKIDGGLFLFDFTDCHAILGVPIDADFKEIRKRYLIIARCLHPDTCTAKSISDKQAANHILSKLVNPAYKKLSQDYSRVEYMVMLREMGKRLAQETTSISLKNELSIQLQHSTDIDQVYQKAIAEVTKQQYESLERIIPIISQISELNLVYLGRKGGTGFMVARTTVPSVVPNQHSRPAASSPPPTEPESPPSPAEPYLRRAQSLMEKNLFAPASVELKDALKLEPNNSRCHSLIGTVYLKQNQATMAKVHINKALQLDPKDPIALEGKQLLDRLASKAGTQTATSDKTASKTASKKPSEPSGSGGMFGGLFGGKKK, from the coding sequence ATGTCTTTTAAGATTGATGGCGGATTATTTTTATTTGACTTCACAGATTGCCATGCAATTTTGGGCGTTCCAATTGATGCCGACTTTAAAGAAATTCGCAAACGCTATTTGATTATTGCTCGCTGCTTACATCCCGATACTTGCACGGCTAAAAGTATTTCAGATAAACAAGCGGCAAATCATATTCTGTCTAAGCTTGTCAATCCCGCTTATAAAAAATTATCCCAGGATTACAGTCGTGTTGAATACATGGTGATGCTGCGGGAGATGGGCAAGCGGTTAGCTCAGGAAACAACCAGCATTTCGCTCAAAAACGAACTATCGATCCAGCTTCAACACAGCACAGATATCGACCAAGTCTATCAAAAAGCGATCGCTGAAGTGACAAAACAACAGTATGAATCTCTCGAAAGAATTATCCCTATAATTAGTCAAATCAGCGAATTAAACCTAGTCTACTTAGGGCGTAAAGGTGGTACTGGATTTATGGTTGCTAGAACGACTGTGCCATCTGTGGTTCCCAACCAACATTCTCGACCGGCAGCATCTTCGCCTCCCCCAACTGAGCCAGAGTCACCTCCATCGCCAGCTGAACCCTATCTTCGTCGCGCCCAGTCTTTAATGGAAAAGAATCTCTTCGCCCCAGCGAGTGTAGAGCTGAAAGATGCGCTGAAGCTAGAGCCAAATAATAGTCGCTGTCATAGCTTAATTGGCACGGTTTATTTGAAGCAGAATCAGGCTACTATGGCTAAGGTACATATTAACAAAGCCCTACAATTAGACCCTAAAGATCCGATCGCCCTAGAAGGAAAACAACTGTTAGATCGGCTAGCGAGTAAAGCTGGCACTCAAACAGCCACTTCTGATAAAACTGCATCTAAAACTGCGTCGAAAAAACCATCAGAGCCATCTGGAAGTGGGGGAATGTTTGGCGGTCTATTTGGAGGCAAGAAAAAATAA
- a CDS encoding inositol monophosphatase family protein, producing the protein MTNDRQLQTFLDVATEAALAAGAVLLSYLGKLEEVREKGRGGDLVTAADRASEVVVLEVLQRHFPDHAILAEESGKLGNADSEFCWAIDPLDGTTNFAHQYPCFAVSIGLLIAGVPQVGVIFDPYRDELFRGAKGAIATCNRKPISVSTTAELSKCLLVTGFAYDRRETADNNYAEFCHLTHLTQGVRRSGAAALDLAYVASGRIDGYWERGISLWDIAAGIAILKAAGGQVSAYDGSPIDLATGRILATNGLIHSSLSQELLQVPPLSTWSHYNP; encoded by the coding sequence ATGACAAACGATCGACAACTCCAAACATTCTTAGATGTTGCTACAGAAGCCGCCTTAGCTGCGGGTGCGGTTTTGCTGAGCTATTTAGGTAAGCTAGAAGAAGTTAGAGAAAAAGGACGGGGTGGAGATTTAGTAACTGCTGCCGATCGAGCATCGGAAGTGGTAGTTTTAGAAGTCTTACAGCGGCATTTTCCCGATCATGCCATTCTAGCGGAAGAATCGGGCAAGCTGGGGAATGCAGACAGCGAATTTTGTTGGGCGATCGATCCTTTAGATGGAACGACAAATTTCGCGCATCAATATCCTTGTTTCGCCGTGTCAATTGGGTTATTAATAGCTGGAGTTCCACAGGTTGGAGTCATTTTCGATCCTTATCGTGATGAATTGTTCCGAGGGGCAAAAGGGGCGATCGCGACCTGTAACCGCAAACCTATAAGCGTTTCAACCACAGCCGAACTGAGTAAGTGTCTTCTGGTAACTGGTTTCGCCTACGATCGCCGCGAAACAGCTGATAATAACTATGCCGAATTCTGTCATTTGACTCATCTGACTCAAGGAGTCAGGCGCAGCGGCGCAGCAGCTTTAGACTTAGCTTATGTTGCCAGCGGGCGCATCGATGGCTACTGGGAACGGGGAATTTCTCTGTGGGATATTGCTGCTGGAATTGCCATTCTCAAAGCAGCAGGGGGTCAAGTCAGTGCCTATGATGGTAGCCCAATCGACCTAGCAACTGGCAGGATTTTAGCCACGAATGGACTAATTCATTCAAGTCTCAGCCAAGAATTACTTCAAGTGCCACCACTCTCAACTTGGAGTCATTATAATCCCTAG
- a CDS encoding thermonuclease family protein: MRLAGIEAPDIQQQPWGHAAKQQLEATVNGKTVTLELDGQPDKFGRQWAYVWQNGKLLNEQLLKEGYVLWDGRSRDRKYDDRLEKAQAWARIMGRGVWDVKQPMRQTPTEFRQMAGVGEKRDKEDKGDKGEY, encoded by the coding sequence GTGAGACTTGCGGGAATTGAAGCCCCAGATATCCAGCAACAGCCTTGGGGACACGCAGCTAAACAGCAGCTAGAAGCAACGGTCAACGGCAAGACAGTTACCTTAGAACTTGACGGACAGCCAGATAAATTTGGGCGACAGTGGGCTTATGTGTGGCAAAATGGCAAATTGTTGAACGAGCAACTACTGAAAGAGGGATATGTTTTGTGGGATGGGCGATCGCGCGATCGTAAGTATGACGATCGCTTGGAAAAAGCACAAGCCTGGGCAAGAATCATGGGGCGTGGCGTGTGGGATGTGAAACAACCAATGCGGCAAACCCCGACTGAATTTCGGCAAATGGCGGGAGTCGGGGAGAAGAGGGATAAGGAAGACAAGGGGGACAAGGGAGAATATTGA
- a CDS encoding 2Fe-2S iron-sulfur cluster-binding protein: MTHTIRIHDRANGTIHTVEVPADQYILRSAEQQGVELPFSCRNGACTTCAVRVLSGEVYQPEAMGLSPELRDRGYALLCVSYARSDMEVETQDEDEVYELQFGRYFAKGRVRSGLPLDEE, from the coding sequence ATGACACATACAATTCGGATACACGATCGCGCCAACGGTACAATTCATACTGTCGAAGTCCCCGCAGACCAATACATTTTGCGATCGGCAGAACAACAAGGGGTAGAATTACCATTTTCTTGCCGTAATGGTGCTTGTACGACTTGCGCTGTTAGAGTGTTATCGGGAGAAGTGTATCAGCCAGAGGCAATGGGACTCTCACCAGAATTACGCGATCGCGGTTATGCTCTGTTATGTGTTAGTTATGCTCGTTCTGACATGGAAGTAGAAACCCAAGACGAAGATGAAGTTTATGAACTGCAATTTGGGCGTTATTTTGCCAAAGGTAGAGTTAGGTCGGGATTACCTTTGGATGAGGAATAG
- a CDS encoding hemerythrin domain-containing protein: protein MVVTLDDTKRSAIAVKLADVKALQELIISNEETLLGQINDSEIQKRLQEMLDSDRKNLGVIETVIVQYGIQGEPRKVTQELIEKTKQMMQGSELSLYDKFAQHELLKHGQAMTGIMLHKAAQVVGADVDIAFGPLNTVNFENRAHQEQLKGILEQVGTRELTGKDADQGLWARVQDAVAAFSGVVGSAVTQTSDKKDMNVQDLIRADHSKVNTLFTELLQSDNPQKIQEYFGQIYKDLLAHSIAEEEVVYPRVRAFYPEDKVQELYSEQAEFRTKLDEIKAIDPSNSQFKDKVKQLMDAVGDHIRQEEFDMFTAIRNNLSSDQSEQMASDFKAAKAKAQQEMGVVS from the coding sequence ATGGTCGTAACATTAGACGATACCAAGCGTTCTGCTATTGCGGTTAAACTAGCTGACGTGAAAGCTCTACAAGAGTTAATTATTTCTAACGAAGAAACACTGCTAGGACAAATCAACGATTCGGAAATTCAAAAGCGGCTTCAAGAAATGCTCGATTCCGATCGCAAGAACTTGGGCGTTATTGAGACTGTCATCGTACAATATGGCATTCAGGGAGAACCCAGAAAGGTTACACAAGAGCTAATCGAAAAGACCAAGCAAATGATGCAAGGCTCTGAATTGTCTTTGTATGACAAGTTCGCTCAGCACGAACTGCTCAAACACGGACAAGCAATGACTGGTATCATGCTGCACAAAGCTGCTCAAGTCGTAGGTGCAGATGTCGATATAGCGTTCGGTCCTTTGAATACAGTTAACTTTGAAAACAGAGCGCACCAAGAACAACTCAAAGGGATCTTAGAGCAAGTTGGGACTCGCGAGCTGACTGGCAAGGATGCAGACCAAGGGCTGTGGGCGCGCGTACAAGATGCGGTTGCGGCTTTCTCTGGCGTAGTCGGTAGTGCCGTTACCCAAACTTCTGATAAGAAGGATATGAACGTCCAAGATCTGATTCGTGCAGATCACAGCAAAGTGAATACACTGTTCACCGAGTTGTTGCAGAGTGACAATCCTCAGAAGATCCAAGAGTACTTCGGTCAAATTTACAAAGATCTGTTGGCTCATTCGATCGCAGAAGAGGAAGTAGTCTATCCTAGAGTGCGTGCTTTCTATCCAGAAGACAAAGTTCAAGAACTCTACAGCGAGCAAGCTGAATTCAGAACCAAATTAGATGAGATTAAAGCGATCGATCCTTCTAATTCGCAGTTCAAAGATAAAGTTAAGCAACTGATGGATGCTGTGGGCGATCACATTCGTCAAGAAGAGTTCGACATGTTTACCGCAATTCGTAACAACCTCAGTAGCGACCAAAGCGAGCAAATGGCTAGCGACTTCAAAGCTGCTAAAGCCAAAGCGCAACAAGAAATGGGCGTTGTCAGCTAG
- a CDS encoding LmeA family phospholipid-binding protein — MSEQQGLGEQALNKAAEIGLSSQLDEVEKLDVDIKTDPLKALQGQVDSVAIAGEGMVMQKDLRVEKMDMQVDSVAINPLSAAMGKIELTQPTQGKARVVLTAADINRAFNSEYIRQQLQATKIEINGQQMTVVPQQVDFQLPGEGKVSLNANIRLQETNETKQVAFTAVPEVASGGQTVTLKDVQYGDEQAQSPELTKALVDATSEILNLSNFDLEGISLRIKNLQVEAGKIALIAEANVTQIPSA; from the coding sequence ATGTCAGAACAACAAGGATTGGGAGAACAAGCGCTGAATAAAGCAGCAGAAATCGGATTGTCTAGTCAACTCGATGAAGTAGAAAAGTTAGATGTAGATATTAAAACAGATCCGCTCAAAGCATTGCAAGGACAAGTAGACTCGGTGGCGATCGCAGGTGAAGGAATGGTGATGCAAAAAGACCTGCGAGTAGAAAAGATGGATATGCAGGTGGATAGCGTTGCCATTAACCCCCTCAGTGCGGCAATGGGTAAAATCGAACTTACTCAACCAACCCAAGGTAAGGCTCGCGTGGTTTTGACAGCAGCAGACATCAATCGTGCTTTCAACTCCGAGTACATCCGTCAGCAACTGCAAGCCACAAAAATTGAGATTAACGGGCAACAGATGACCGTAGTTCCGCAGCAGGTAGATTTCCAACTACCAGGTGAAGGAAAAGTGTCCCTGAATGCCAACATCCGCTTGCAGGAAACTAACGAAACAAAGCAAGTAGCTTTTACTGCCGTACCGGAAGTTGCATCTGGAGGGCAAACTGTCACCTTAAAAGACGTGCAATATGGAGACGAACAAGCACAATCTCCAGAGTTAACTAAGGCTTTAGTAGATGCAACCAGTGAAATTTTGAATCTGAGCAACTTTGACCTCGAAGGGATCTCCCTCCGTATCAAAAATTTACAGGTCGAAGCAGGAAAGATCGCCCTAATTGCAGAGGCTAATGTTACGCAAATTCCATCAGCATAA
- a CDS encoding DUF2231 domain-containing protein, with protein sequence MDTQQKTGTPPYPDIPALIENDEREYRDPGIPSTVAVLGHPIHPLLVTLPIAFLLALAVTDAVYWLNKDSFWARASFWLVVAGFATTLPAALTGLMDFLRIDRVRKRTAGLAHLVLNITIIVLTGINLLLRLNNVVGAILPTGLTLSLITATLLGLSGWYGAELIYRHKIAVIGNSSRSEP encoded by the coding sequence ATGGACACACAACAAAAAACAGGAACGCCACCATATCCTGACATTCCTGCCCTGATTGAGAATGACGAGCGCGAATACCGCGATCCTGGTATACCTAGTACAGTGGCAGTGTTGGGTCATCCGATCCACCCATTGCTTGTGACCTTACCGATCGCTTTTCTATTGGCATTGGCTGTCACTGATGCAGTCTATTGGTTGAATAAAGACTCTTTCTGGGCAAGAGCATCTTTTTGGTTAGTAGTGGCTGGGTTTGCCACGACTTTACCAGCAGCCCTGACAGGTTTGATGGACTTCTTGAGAATCGATCGCGTGCGTAAGCGTACTGCTGGTTTGGCGCATTTGGTTCTCAACATTACTATTATTGTCTTGACGGGTATTAATCTCTTACTCCGGCTTAACAATGTAGTAGGGGCTATTTTGCCTACAGGCTTGACACTTTCACTCATTACTGCAACACTTTTAGGACTGTCCGGCTGGTATGGCGCAGAGCTAATCTATCGACATAAAATTGCTGTAATTGGCAACAGTAGCCGTTCAGAACCATAG
- a CDS encoding DUF167 domain-containing protein — MHKKVKVTPNSKHPAIKEEPDGSLTVHLKSPPINGKANQELIQLLAKKFEIPKTRIKIKSGLVSRQKLIEIDLN, encoded by the coding sequence ATGCATAAGAAAGTTAAAGTGACACCAAATTCCAAGCATCCAGCTATTAAAGAAGAACCTGATGGCAGTTTAACGGTTCATTTGAAATCTCCGCCCATAAATGGTAAAGCTAACCAAGAATTAATTCAACTATTAGCTAAAAAATTTGAAATCCCAAAAACTCGAATTAAAATTAAATCCGGCTTGGTATCCCGTCAAAAATTAATTGAAATTGACTTGAATTGA